A genomic stretch from Microtus pennsylvanicus isolate mMicPen1 chromosome 9, mMicPen1.hap1, whole genome shotgun sequence includes:
- the Triml2 gene encoding putative E3 ubiquitin-protein ligase TRIML2, giving the protein MSQTPKPQLLPSIAEEAHCGTHLQPLQLFCDDDQTTVCSKCVQAPEHKQHAVYGIQEAAEYYRKLLQETLVILREKLEVVKNLLADEQERVVMLQEEEQRFKEMIRAEYKMRFLLLAEEMGRPFLRLSACTLDLDVKEPHQNLLRKFNAEFSHKSQEMLQKLSHLGRKNKSKLKANAVSVQKHLRSLQKTITELEKKWGEPAGALLQDAKLWLERSESLLLQNLKPAQITDLSSSLVIRMDKALLRLQRHVTLDPDTAHPSLVLSEDLRSVGFGAIPQRLCDTPGRLDFSASVLGVGSFSSGRHYWEVSVGQAMQWQLGICDCIERKNNVPQASGDKYLLMGSMMGAEYTFWVFPPLRKISLRKQMYNVGVFVDCGCGQVSFYNVTEQSLIYSFFDLTFRGTVKPIFSLCIPIGDMNSDSLTVGLPQMHS; this is encoded by the exons ATGTCCCAGACGCCCAAGCCCCAGTTACTGCCCAGCATCGCAGAGGAGGCCCACTGTGGAACACACCTGCAGCCGTTGCAGCTCTTCTGTGACGATGACCAAACCACAGTCTGCAGCAAATGTGTCCAGGCTCCCGAGCACAAGCAGCATGCGGTATATGGGATACAGGAAGCTGCTGAGTATTACAGG AAGTTACTCCAGGAAACACTGGTTATACTGCGGGAGAAGCTGGAAGTAGTTAAAAACTTACTGGCTGATGAACAAGAGAGAGTGGTAATGCTTCAG gaagaagagcagaggttTAAAGAGATGATCAGGGCTGAGTATAAGATGAGATTCCTGTTACTGGCTGAAGAGATGGGGCGGCCCTTTCTGAGACTGTCAGCCTGCACACTTGACCTGGATGTGAAAGAACCTCATCAGAACCTACTGAGGAAGTTTAATGCTGAGTTCAGTCACAAGTCCCAGGAAATGCTACAG AAACTCAGCCACCTGGGGAGAAAGAACAAGAGCAAACTGAAGGCGAACGCAGTCTCGGTTCAGAAGCACCTCCGCAGCCTGCAGAAGACCATTACGGAACTGGAGAAGAAGTGGGGGGAACCTGCTGGAGCATTGCTCCAG GATGCAAAACTCTGGTTAGAAAG GAGTGAGTCTCTGTTGCTTCAGAACCTAAAGCCAGCTCAGATCACAGACCTGAGCTCATCCCTGGTGATAAGGATGGACAAAGCACTGCTAAGGCTACAAA GACATGTAACTTTGGACCCAGACACCGCTCATCCTTCCCTCGTCTTATCTGAGGACTTGAGAAGCGTTGGATTTGGAGCTATACCACAGAGGTTGTGCGACACCCCTGGGAGATTGGACTTCAGTGCTTCCGTGTTGGGTGTAGGGAGCTTCAGCTCAGGGAGGCATTACTGGGAGGTATCTGTGGGACAGGCAATGCAGTGGCAGTTGGGCATCTGTGACTGtatagagagaaagaacaatGTACCCCAGGCTTCTGGAGATAAGTACCTGCTCATGGGGTCCATGATGGGGGCAGAGTACACCTTCTGGGTCTTTCCCCCTTTAAGAAAGATCTCTCTGAGAAAGCAAATGTACAACGTTGGAGTCTTCGTTGACTGTGGCTGTGGCCAAGTATCATTCTACAATGTGACAGAGCAATCCCTCATTTATAG